The Hippoglossus hippoglossus isolate fHipHip1 chromosome 10, fHipHip1.pri, whole genome shotgun sequence DNA segment AATCTAATAATCCCCAACACTCCCTCATAGAGCTGCACTAGAATTGAAAGTAACTCACTGTGGGGACTTTCTCTGGGCGGCACTTCTGTCCACTCAGCTCTGTGACTTCCCATCTCATCCACGGACCGTGCGTAAACTCCTCTCCACGTCTCCTGCGCACGGTGGCGACTGTGTGCAGCGCAGCCATGGACTCCACTTCCACACGCACACTGCGTCTCTGATGGTCTAATGTGTCCCGGCTGGACGAGCAGAGCCAGGGAACAGACGAAGGAGCGAGAGGAACAACTCCTCGGATCTGCGCTGAAAAGAGAAACCGCCTGAATTAGACGATTTCCTTCTGTGGCACCGGAATTAAAACCAGCTCCTGCTCTTTTTTTGTAAGTATCCTGTCGGGGGTGAGTAGCAGAAGTGTTGGTGTAACTTGGTTCTTAAAGTTACAGGGTGAGAAATACTGACGGAGAATAATCGCCTGTGTTGTTCGGGGGGCGTGTAGAAGCAGAtgtggagaagtttggaaaagcGCACAGATGTGGATCGACAGTGAATCCTCGTCTAAACACTTTAAACTTTTAAGACCAACGGGGGGTGGAAAATAACAGGTGCAAATGCTGAAGAACTATTTTTGGTTTACTACCAAAGCCTATATATAATTTAAGTCACTTGACAACTGTTAAAGAACTGGGTGAAATTCGTATTATAGCTATacttaaatatacatgtatagaGCAGTGGCAGATCTATGGTTTTTCTTgatcaggggccataaaggggggCCACAATTTACTCGGACTAAATGTCCCAACATCggtgcacaattcctgattccttgtttactgttaactCTAAAGCCACACATCGTTGACAATATTTTGGaaattgttccttttttttattttttattttttttcaaaaaagttTAGAAATTAAAAATTCTTAACAAACATATTTAGTGTAGTTCATGTTAGCACAGCCACTTGTACACCAGTCAAAACCCCCACTAACacctggcttttgtctgcaatgggaatggatacaatctgCATTTACTTCCAGTTTAAAATAACTCTACATTAGACACAGGATTTAATTGGCTAGgctccgatcggcagtgatgTAAACGTGACACCCGGCAGGACTCGCTAATTCTGCAAGACAGCGAGTTGAGAGAGCCTCAGTCTTCTGTGCGCTCGTGATGTTGAACATGACGCATCGgagggaaaaacacagagaggcaaACTCCTCCACTGGCGATGGGAAAAGAGTCATTTCGCCTTTTTAGCGGGTTTAGCGGTGTGTGTCCATAAATCTGAGAGCACTGTGGTTGCAGATCATTTTTTTACTGTTCATCAACAAGCCTATTTTCTGTCTTCTCCCTCTACAGGTTTGGAGTCTCCTGGTTCCACTGAGAGGTCATGACATGGAAGCACTACACAGCAGGCGTGAGACACTCAACCAGTCGACCACGTTCACCTCAGTCTTCAACTCGAGCTGCCGCTTCGACGAGGAGTTTAAATACATCCTGCTGCCCGTGTCCTACAGTCTGGTGTTCGTGGTCGGCTTTGTGCTCAACGCTGCGGCCTTGTGGATGTTCCTGAAGATGCGTCCGTGGAACCCCAGCACGGTGTTCATGTTCCACCTCGCCCTGTCCGACTTCCTGTACGTCCTCTCCCTGCCCACCCTCATCTACTACTACGCCAACCGCAGCCACTGGCCCTTCGGGCTGGCCGCCTGCAAAATAGTGCGCTTCCTCTTCTACGCCAACCTCTACAGCagcatcctcttcctcacatgCATCAGCGTGCACCGTTACCTGGGCATCTGCCACCCCATCAAGGCGATGACGCTGGTGAAGTCTCGTCACGCCCACCTGGTGTGCGGGATGGTGTGGTGCGTGGTGAGTGTGTGCTTGGTGCCCAACCTCATTTTCGTCACCACGTCCAGGAGGGACAACGACACCCTGTGCCATGACACCACCAGCCAGCAGGCCTTCGTGGAGTATGTGGACTACAGCTCTGTTGTCATGGTGCTCCTGTTTTGCGTCCCGTTCGCGGTCATAGTGGTGTGTTACTTCCTGATGGCGCGGACCCTGTGCCGGCCCAGGCGTGGATTGTCTGGCAGCCAGCAAGGCAACGCCTCGCATCAGAAATCCATCAAGCTCATCATCGTGGTGCTGGTGGTGTTCGCTGTGAGCTTCGTCCCGTTTCACATCACGCGGACCCTCTACTACACCTCCCGCGTGTTAAATCTGGACTGCAGATTCCTCAACATCGTCAACTTCACTTACAAGATCACCAGGCCGCTGGCCAGTGTCAACAGCTGCATTGACCCCATCCTGTACTTCCTGGCTGGGGATCACTACCGCTCCAAAATGATGTCCGtcctgacaggaaacagacGGACGATGAGCAGCCGAACACCCGAACAGGCACAAACGCAGCCGAACAGTAACCGCGGCGTTGCTCTGGTCGATTGTAACTCAGCCCTTAAAGCTACAGGCGAGGTGCAGAGATGTTGATACATCTTCACTCAGGAGCACCTGAGAGGTCTGGAACTAGTGTGCAGTCAAATGTACTTacagtttctctcctgtataTTTCAGTATTTGTGTTTAACATGCATGACGACCACG contains these protein-coding regions:
- the p2ry4 gene encoding P2Y purinoceptor 4 produces the protein MEALHSRRETLNQSTTFTSVFNSSCRFDEEFKYILLPVSYSLVFVVGFVLNAAALWMFLKMRPWNPSTVFMFHLALSDFLYVLSLPTLIYYYANRSHWPFGLAACKIVRFLFYANLYSSILFLTCISVHRYLGICHPIKAMTLVKSRHAHLVCGMVWCVVSVCLVPNLIFVTTSRRDNDTLCHDTTSQQAFVEYVDYSSVVMVLLFCVPFAVIVVCYFLMARTLCRPRRGLSGSQQGNASHQKSIKLIIVVLVVFAVSFVPFHITRTLYYTSRVLNLDCRFLNIVNFTYKITRPLASVNSCIDPILYFLAGDHYRSKMMSVLTGNRRTMSSRTPEQAQTQPNSNRGVALVDCNSALKATGEVQRC